The Alteromonas gilva genome has a window encoding:
- a CDS encoding choice-of-anchor H family protein codes for MKSHITHHLLITAVFASLSLLTAQTLATESAVADIRVTETVRVPALNAGHSANKAARKKVELASLSGKTGEQLRTTQSVDYWFYDAWVTLYNDRDYDGYFSAFDLEFDADTNYYRAPVYAIVYLGTADYYEPFHVTDVFDLYGDSSEDGVLLENELITGYPSNDYDILIELIDADTDLHVATLDAYSDADLSYQSIESSDYDRPVTSEVVIEHHGGSWGIGASVALLLMVFIRRKKALPVSTNINK; via the coding sequence ATGAAAAGCCATATTACACATCATTTATTGATTACAGCCGTATTCGCTTCATTGAGTTTGCTCACAGCCCAAACACTGGCTACCGAGTCTGCCGTGGCCGACATCAGGGTTACTGAAACAGTGCGTGTACCAGCGCTCAACGCCGGTCACAGTGCAAACAAAGCCGCCCGGAAAAAAGTTGAACTCGCCAGCTTGTCGGGTAAAACCGGCGAACAACTGCGCACCACACAAAGTGTCGACTACTGGTTTTATGACGCCTGGGTGACACTCTATAACGACCGGGACTACGATGGCTACTTTTCAGCGTTCGATCTGGAGTTTGATGCCGACACCAATTACTATCGCGCCCCGGTGTATGCCATCGTTTACCTGGGCACTGCAGATTATTATGAGCCCTTTCATGTAACCGACGTGTTTGATCTGTACGGTGATAGCAGTGAAGACGGCGTATTGCTGGAAAACGAATTAATTACCGGCTATCCCAGTAACGACTACGATATCTTAATTGAGTTGATAGACGCCGACACTGACCTGCATGTTGCCACTCTGGACGCCTACAGTGATGCCGACTTATCTTACCAGAGTATAGAAAGCAGCGATTACGACCGGCCTGTAACGTCAGAAGTCGTTATAGAGCATCACGGCGGTAGCTGGGGGATAGGAGCAAGTGTAGCGCTATTACTGATGGTATTCATACGACGTAAAAAGGCATTACCCGTATCCACCAATATCAACAAGTAA
- a CDS encoding DUF4198 domain-containing protein, protein MNKSLIIAATALVLILTSPLTHAHRAWVKPSTTAVSGDSEWITFDAAIANGIFHPDHFAYPVERLSVVSPAGQPVTIQHQQKLRYRSVFDVELTETGTYKVFTASQSLMAFWQDEDGERHRWPGRGETASVEDFYDSVPQDARDLMVMETANRLEVYVTLGAPTSQTNTLTGKGLELKALTHPNDAYTGEDIAFQFFMNGEAAEGTKVTVVKDGEKYRDTAAGLETTADSKGNITLQFDEPGMYWLEAELEDDKVSPPAMKRRASYVLVFEVLSL, encoded by the coding sequence ATGAACAAATCACTTATTATCGCTGCCACGGCGCTAGTCCTTATCCTGACAAGCCCTCTGACCCATGCCCACCGGGCATGGGTAAAACCCTCAACCACCGCGGTGTCTGGCGACAGCGAATGGATTACCTTTGATGCCGCGATAGCAAATGGTATTTTTCATCCTGATCACTTTGCCTATCCGGTCGAGCGCTTATCGGTGGTGTCGCCTGCTGGCCAGCCTGTCACTATTCAGCATCAGCAAAAACTGCGATACCGCAGCGTATTTGACGTCGAGCTAACCGAAACTGGTACCTATAAAGTTTTTACTGCTTCGCAATCGTTAATGGCATTTTGGCAGGACGAGGACGGTGAGCGCCACCGCTGGCCTGGTCGGGGTGAGACAGCCAGTGTCGAAGACTTTTATGACTCCGTACCGCAAGACGCCAGGGATTTAATGGTAATGGAAACGGCGAATCGACTGGAAGTATATGTGACACTGGGTGCCCCGACATCACAAACCAATACACTTACCGGTAAAGGGCTGGAGCTAAAAGCGCTTACTCACCCTAACGACGCGTACACAGGCGAAGACATCGCCTTTCAGTTTTTTATGAACGGTGAGGCCGCTGAAGGGACCAAGGTCACGGTAGTAAAAGATGGCGAAAAGTACCGTGACACCGCCGCAGGCCTTGAAACCACCGCCGACTCGAAGGGCAATATTACCTTGCAGTTTGATGAGCCTGGGATGTACTGGCTCGAAGCTGAGTTAGAAGATGACAAGGTATCGCCGCCTGCCATGAAGCGCCGTGCTAGCTACGTACTGGTATTTGAAGTCTTATCGTTGTAA
- a CDS encoding glutathione S-transferase N-terminal domain-containing protein, which produces MLVKIIRNALGLVIVAGDVLTRWGKVKRSSEAQEKVAVTSKNMTLYHFFGCPFCVKTRRTIHKLNLPINKKSAGQGSQYRHELIAGGGKVQVPCLHIKHEDGSDQWMYESKQISAYLHQRFADYQ; this is translated from the coding sequence ATGCTCGTTAAAATTATTCGAAACGCACTGGGACTGGTGATTGTTGCAGGCGATGTACTAACCCGCTGGGGCAAGGTTAAACGCTCTTCCGAGGCTCAGGAAAAAGTAGCGGTAACCAGCAAAAATATGACCCTGTATCATTTTTTTGGCTGCCCTTTTTGCGTGAAAACCCGTCGTACCATTCATAAGTTAAATCTGCCTATTAACAAAAAAAGCGCCGGGCAGGGCTCGCAATATCGCCATGAACTGATAGCCGGCGGCGGCAAAGTGCAGGTGCCTTGTTTACACATTAAGCACGAAGATGGTTCTGATCAGTGGATGTACGAGTCAAAACAGATCAGTGCGTATTTACATCAACGTTTTGCTGATTACCAATAA
- the pepA gene encoding leucyl aminopeptidase has translation MEFNVKSGSPEKQRSACIVVGVYEPRRLSGVAEQLDEISEGYISNLLRRGDLEGKAGQMLLLHHVPNVLSERVLLVGCGKERELDERQYKQIIAKTIQTLNETGSMEAVCFLTELHVKGHDTYWKVRQAVETSQDTLYTFLQLKTKKGEPRRPLRKLVFNVPTRRELTVGEKAVEHGLAIAKGVKVTKDVANMPPNICNPAYLWEQAQQLAAEYDSVDVEVVNEANMAELGMNSYLAVGRGSVNESLMSIIHHKGGDSDQPPLVLVGKGLTFDSGGISLKPGEAMDEMKYDMGGAASVLGVMHTVAALNLPINVIGVLAGCENMPDANSYRPGDILTTMSGQTVEVLNTDAEGRLVLCDALTYVERFEPETVIDVATLTGACIVALGKHASGLMSTHNPLAHELLNASEQASDRAWRLPLWDDYQEQLESPFADMTNLGGRAAGSITAGCFLSRFTKKYNWAHLDIAGTAWNSGKNKGATGRPVPMLSQFLMNRAGLGQED, from the coding sequence GTGGAGTTTAACGTAAAAAGTGGCAGTCCGGAAAAGCAGCGCAGTGCATGCATTGTGGTGGGCGTTTATGAGCCGCGACGTTTATCCGGCGTTGCTGAACAACTGGACGAAATCAGCGAAGGCTATATCAGTAATCTGCTGCGCCGCGGCGATTTAGAAGGTAAAGCCGGGCAAATGTTGTTACTTCATCATGTCCCAAACGTGCTCAGCGAGCGCGTGTTGCTGGTCGGTTGTGGTAAAGAGCGGGAACTCGATGAGCGCCAGTACAAGCAAATCATCGCCAAAACCATTCAGACCCTCAACGAAACCGGCTCAATGGAAGCGGTCTGCTTTTTAACCGAACTCCACGTTAAAGGTCACGATACTTACTGGAAAGTCCGCCAGGCGGTAGAGACGTCCCAGGACACGCTCTATACCTTTTTACAGTTAAAAACCAAAAAGGGCGAACCGCGTCGCCCCTTGCGTAAACTGGTGTTTAATGTTCCTACCCGTCGCGAACTCACGGTTGGCGAAAAGGCGGTCGAGCATGGCCTGGCGATTGCGAAAGGCGTTAAGGTTACTAAAGATGTGGCCAACATGCCGCCCAATATTTGTAATCCTGCCTATTTATGGGAGCAGGCACAACAATTGGCCGCCGAGTATGACAGTGTCGATGTCGAAGTGGTTAACGAAGCCAATATGGCAGAGTTGGGCATGAACTCCTACCTGGCCGTTGGCCGGGGGTCAGTGAACGAGTCACTGATGAGTATTATTCACCATAAAGGTGGCGACAGCGACCAACCACCACTGGTATTGGTGGGTAAAGGCCTTACCTTCGACTCCGGCGGTATTTCGCTTAAGCCTGGCGAAGCCATGGATGAAATGAAGTACGACATGGGCGGTGCTGCCTCGGTACTGGGTGTGATGCACACGGTTGCAGCGCTCAACCTGCCTATTAACGTTATTGGTGTGCTGGCTGGTTGTGAAAACATGCCCGATGCCAATTCATATCGCCCGGGCGATATTCTTACCACCATGTCAGGTCAAACTGTTGAAGTGCTCAACACCGACGCCGAAGGCCGCCTGGTGCTATGTGATGCACTCACCTATGTTGAACGCTTTGAGCCCGAAACGGTGATCGATGTGGCGACGCTGACCGGTGCCTGCATCGTGGCGCTGGGCAAACATGCCTCAGGTTTAATGAGTACGCACAATCCGCTCGCCCACGAGTTGTTAAACGCGTCAGAACAGGCCTCTGACCGTGCCTGGCGTTTACCGCTATGGGATGACTATCAGGAGCAACTGGAAAGCCCGTTTGCCGATATGACTAACCTGGGTGGCCGCGCAGCGGGCTCTATTACCGCAGGATGTTTCCTGTCGCGCTTTACCAAGAAATATAACTGGGCGCATCTCGACATTGCCGGTACTGCCTGGAACAGCGGTAAAAACAAAGGTGCTACCGGTCGGCCGGTGCCTATGTTGTCGCAGTTCCTGATGAACCGGGCAGGCCTGGGTCAGGAGGATTAA
- a CDS encoding LiaF domain-containing protein, which translates to MVTLEDRPIEQVREEVIDKLIYHYSHGVISAEAFERRLDAAMLSQDHHEIAGLAADLTMDVDDSYTRQKEKKLNINYAAGDVPPNETMINVMGGSDRSGRWKVPAEIRLLNFMGGSDIDFSDAVFTTPNVTIKTICIMGRTNIKVPENINVVTKAFCFMGGIDNKAPSIADRQAPTVTVEGFVLMGGIDIDLKRTIKEKFVALANQMKAMFSATPHR; encoded by the coding sequence ATGGTTACCTTAGAAGATCGCCCCATCGAGCAAGTCCGCGAAGAAGTTATCGATAAACTCATTTATCACTACAGTCATGGCGTGATTTCGGCTGAGGCCTTCGAGCGACGCCTGGACGCGGCGATGCTAAGTCAGGATCATCATGAAATTGCCGGTTTGGCCGCCGATCTGACCATGGATGTGGATGACAGTTACACCCGCCAAAAAGAAAAGAAGCTCAATATAAATTATGCAGCCGGCGATGTGCCTCCAAACGAAACCATGATCAATGTAATGGGTGGTTCGGATCGCTCGGGTCGCTGGAAAGTGCCCGCCGAAATTCGCCTGCTGAATTTTATGGGCGGCTCAGATATCGACTTTTCAGATGCCGTGTTCACCACCCCTAACGTTACCATTAAGACTATCTGTATCATGGGGAGGACCAACATTAAGGTGCCGGAAAACATCAATGTGGTGACCAAAGCGTTTTGTTTTATGGGCGGTATCGATAACAAAGCTCCGTCTATTGCTGACCGTCAGGCGCCGACAGTTACCGTGGAAGGTTTTGTATTGATGGGCGGGATTGATATTGATCTTAAACGTACCATCAAAGAAAAGTTTGTTGCGCTGGCGAATCAAATGAAAGCGATGTTCAGCGCGACACCGCATCGTTAG
- the bla gene encoding subclass B1 metallo-beta-lactamase gives MRAVAFYLFSLCCLSLPATLVYSADFTVTQLKDKVYLHQSGRYVEGFGMVTGNGLLVLTDNQQAVLIDTPWDAADIEALFNWLEARDITLQGVVVTHSHDDAGGHLAYFHERGIPSWAYSLTNKLLAEQGETPAQHTFNNSEWVVASSIEAFYPGPGHTLDNTVVWLAAHNVLFGGCFVREAATESLGYTAEGDVSVWPDSVAKVQERYPSAQWVIPGHGEVGGKA, from the coding sequence ATGCGTGCTGTTGCCTTTTATTTGTTTTCGTTGTGTTGCCTGAGCCTGCCAGCCACGCTGGTGTATAGTGCCGATTTCACGGTGACTCAGCTTAAGGATAAGGTTTATTTGCACCAATCCGGCCGGTATGTCGAAGGTTTTGGCATGGTTACCGGCAATGGTTTACTGGTGCTCACCGACAATCAGCAGGCGGTACTGATTGATACTCCCTGGGATGCGGCTGATATCGAGGCTTTGTTTAACTGGCTTGAAGCGCGCGACATTACGCTGCAAGGTGTAGTGGTAACCCATTCACATGACGATGCCGGAGGGCATCTGGCCTACTTCCATGAACGAGGCATTCCCAGCTGGGCATACTCTCTCACCAATAAGCTGCTGGCTGAGCAGGGTGAAACGCCGGCACAGCACACTTTTAACAACAGCGAATGGGTGGTCGCCAGTAGTATTGAGGCCTTTTATCCGGGGCCTGGTCATACCCTGGATAACACAGTGGTATGGCTGGCTGCCCATAACGTGTTGTTTGGTGGATGTTTTGTAAGAGAAGCTGCGACTGAGTCGTTGGGTTATACGGCCGAAGGTGACGTGTCGGTATGGCCTGATTCAGTGGCAAAGGTGCAAGAGCGTTACCCCAGCGCGCAGTGGGTTATCCCGGGCCACGGCGAAGTGGGAGGCAAGGCCTAG
- a CDS encoding DNA polymerase III subunit chi, which produces MPAVSFYALTEASVTPEGLPSVPAVCAKACELTAELYAQKKKSVVLCVDQAQAEAIDELLWQLPAARFVPHNLTGEGPPGGAPVEIVWQQSALSRKQCLINLSGQMIDNPNQYQQVIDFVPVEEAAKQQARQRYKQFQQAGCQMQFLPA; this is translated from the coding sequence ATGCCTGCTGTTTCGTTTTACGCGCTGACTGAAGCGTCGGTTACGCCCGAGGGGCTACCCAGCGTCCCGGCGGTTTGCGCGAAGGCCTGCGAGCTGACCGCCGAACTTTATGCACAGAAGAAAAAGAGTGTGGTACTGTGCGTCGATCAGGCACAGGCTGAGGCGATTGACGAGTTATTGTGGCAGCTTCCGGCTGCCCGTTTTGTGCCGCACAATTTAACCGGAGAAGGGCCGCCCGGAGGCGCACCGGTAGAAATCGTCTGGCAGCAAAGCGCACTGTCACGCAAACAATGCCTGATCAACCTCAGCGGGCAAATGATTGATAACCCGAACCAGTATCAGCAGGTGATCGACTTTGTGCCAGTAGAAGAGGCGGCCAAACAACAGGCCCGACAACGATATAAACAATTTCAACAAGCCGGTTGCCAAATGCAATTTTTGCCGGCCTAA
- a CDS encoding class II fumarate hydratase — protein MTNTRTESDSMGELEVPAEALYGAQTQRAVNNFPISGQPMPGPFIRGLIEVKHAAATANAALDLLDKPIADAICKACEQLLSDDNLLSHFPVDVYQTGSGTSTNMNANEVIANLASQISGTKVHPNDHVNYGQSSNDVIPTTIHVSAALQVHTRLIPALSHLCETISAKAATLKDYCKTGRTHLMDAMPIRMDQSLSGWQAQIEQQIHALKQLQPAIQTLALGGTAVGTGINCHPEFAKTFASHLSDRLGIHFTPATNHFALIASQDTAVTLSGSLKSTAVTFMKVANDLRWMNSGPLAGLGEIALPELQPGSSIMPGKVNPVIPEAVAMSAAQVMGNDTAITIGGQSGNFELNVMLPLIAFNLLNSIELLGNSANLLADKAIKGFSVNRDNLEKALHKNPILVTALNPIIGYSKAAEIAKRAYKEKQPIIDVADEMTDLSRDELTKLLDPIKLTRNN, from the coding sequence ATGACCAATACTCGCACAGAATCTGACAGCATGGGAGAACTTGAAGTCCCCGCCGAGGCGCTTTACGGAGCTCAAACCCAGCGCGCAGTAAATAACTTTCCGATTAGCGGACAGCCCATGCCCGGGCCATTTATTCGCGGTCTTATTGAAGTTAAGCACGCCGCAGCCACGGCCAATGCGGCATTAGACCTACTCGACAAACCCATTGCTGATGCCATCTGTAAGGCCTGTGAGCAACTGCTCAGTGATGATAACCTGCTTAGTCATTTTCCGGTCGATGTATACCAAACCGGCTCCGGCACCAGTACCAACATGAACGCCAATGAGGTGATTGCAAACCTGGCCAGCCAAATTTCCGGCACAAAGGTACACCCTAACGATCATGTTAATTATGGCCAAAGCAGCAACGATGTAATCCCCACCACCATTCATGTGAGTGCTGCACTGCAAGTACACACCAGGCTCATTCCCGCGTTAAGCCACTTGTGCGAAACCATTTCAGCCAAGGCAGCCACTCTGAAGGACTACTGCAAAACGGGACGTACCCATTTAATGGATGCCATGCCCATTCGTATGGATCAAAGTTTATCTGGCTGGCAGGCACAAATTGAACAGCAAATTCATGCGCTTAAACAATTACAGCCGGCAATTCAGACCCTTGCCCTGGGCGGCACTGCGGTGGGTACCGGTATTAACTGCCACCCTGAATTTGCCAAAACCTTTGCCTCGCATTTAAGCGACCGATTAGGTATTCACTTTACCCCGGCAACCAATCATTTTGCTCTGATCGCATCGCAGGATACTGCCGTTACGCTCTCCGGCAGCCTGAAATCCACCGCCGTCACCTTTATGAAAGTGGCTAACGATTTACGCTGGATGAACTCCGGCCCCTTAGCCGGTCTGGGCGAAATTGCCCTGCCCGAACTGCAACCGGGGTCGTCCATTATGCCTGGCAAAGTTAACCCGGTGATCCCTGAAGCGGTGGCAATGTCCGCCGCCCAGGTAATGGGCAACGATACCGCCATCACGATCGGCGGCCAGTCGGGTAATTTTGAGCTGAACGTAATGCTACCCTTAATTGCTTTTAACCTGCTAAACAGTATTGAGTTGCTTGGCAACAGTGCAAACTTACTCGCTGACAAAGCCATTAAAGGCTTTAGCGTTAACCGCGACAATCTGGAAAAAGCCCTGCATAAGAACCCAATATTAGTGACCGCGCTGAACCCGATCATCGGTTATAGCAAAGCAGCTGAAATAGCTAAACGAGCCTATAAAGAAAAACAACCCATTATTGATGTGGCAGATGAGATGACAGACTTATCGAGAGACGAGCTCACCAAGCTGCTTGATCCCATCAAATTAACGCGTAATAACTAA
- a CDS encoding PepSY-associated TM helix domain-containing protein, whose protein sequence is MRWMSRHFWNWKNWHWVSSAICLIGMLLFAFTGITLNHAGSIESSPQTVVTEAGITPSLLSELVEQQRFSPGFRKWYRETTGSTLPGRVDAQWDAFEVYVAMPRAGGDTWFTITLDTGDFYQETTNRGAIAYLNDLHKGRNTPWAWRWFLDIFSGACIVFSVTGLMLLKRYAKGRKITWPLVIAGFIIPIAFLVFPSHAKADELRIGLPRIPVAEYHAPYVAVWLANERGERVKDIAVWYDIAMADDEGEKWLKDLRLWWRRSGRSADLPIDGVSGATRRPGISTLMLDGRFKDVPAGNYVIWLEAARELGGRETLKLPLSLPVKQPLSTRAQGEHELSSIELIMEPAK, encoded by the coding sequence ATGCGTTGGATGTCTCGCCATTTCTGGAACTGGAAAAACTGGCACTGGGTGAGTTCAGCAATATGCCTCATCGGTATGCTGCTATTTGCTTTTACCGGCATAACCCTTAATCACGCTGGCAGCATCGAGAGTTCGCCGCAAACGGTGGTCACCGAGGCGGGTATTACACCGTCCTTGCTGAGCGAACTCGTCGAACAACAACGCTTTTCGCCCGGCTTTCGCAAATGGTACCGCGAGACAACAGGCAGTACTTTACCGGGCAGGGTTGATGCACAGTGGGATGCGTTTGAGGTATACGTAGCAATGCCACGAGCCGGCGGCGATACATGGTTCACTATCACCCTCGATACCGGCGATTTTTATCAGGAAACAACCAACCGCGGTGCTATCGCCTATTTAAATGACTTACACAAGGGCCGCAACACGCCGTGGGCGTGGCGCTGGTTTCTCGATATATTTTCAGGAGCATGTATTGTGTTTAGTGTTACAGGATTAATGTTACTCAAGCGCTACGCCAAAGGGCGCAAAATAACCTGGCCGCTGGTCATTGCCGGCTTTATCATTCCTATTGCCTTTTTGGTATTCCCCTCCCACGCCAAAGCCGATGAATTACGTATTGGCCTGCCGCGTATCCCGGTGGCCGAATACCATGCCCCTTATGTAGCGGTATGGCTGGCTAACGAGCGGGGTGAACGGGTAAAGGACATCGCCGTATGGTACGACATTGCTATGGCCGACGACGAAGGTGAAAAATGGCTCAAAGATTTGCGTTTATGGTGGCGCCGCAGCGGCCGCAGTGCTGATCTCCCTATTGACGGGGTCAGTGGCGCAACCCGCCGCCCTGGCATCTCAACCTTAATGCTTGATGGCCGCTTTAAGGACGTTCCCGCGGGTAACTATGTCATTTGGCTAGAAGCGGCACGCGAACTGGGCGGCCGGGAAACGCTAAAACTCCCTCTTTCGCTACCTGTTAAACAACCTCTCTCAACACGTGCTCAAGGTGAACACGAACTCTCATCGATAGAACTCATAATGGAGCCTGCAAAATGA
- a CDS encoding valine--tRNA ligase, whose protein sequence is MDKTYEPQSIEQQCYQRWEDEGLFKAQGNDAPTGNPYCILLPPPNVTGSLHMGHGFQQTIMDVLTRYHRMKGDNTLWQVGTDHAGIATQMVVERQLNAEGKTRHDLGREDFINKIWEWKEHSGGTITSQMRRLGTSPDWDREVFTMDENLSKAVTEVFVKLHEDGLIYRGKRLVNWDPVLHTAVSDLEVLNEEEAGYMWHMRYPLADGSGSIVVATTRPETMLGDTAVAVHPEDERYQSLIGKEIKLPITGRLIPIIADDYVDPEFGTGCVKITPAHDFNDYDMGKRHNLPMINIFTPDAKVNDEAPEAYRGLDRFDARKQIVAQLEADGTLVKVDDHKLKVPRGDRTGAVIEPYLTDQWYVAIDELAKPAIDAVESGEIRFVPENWNKTYYQWMHNIQDWCISRQLWWGHRIPAWYDNDGNIYVGRSEEEVRSKHSLSADIELKQDDDVLDTWFSSALWPFATMGWPEQTPELETFVPSSVLVTGFDIIFFWVARMIMMTKKFTGKIPFKDIYITGLIRDESGDKMSKSKGNVLDPIDLIDGIDLESLVAKRTSGMMQPQLAAKIEKRTRKQFPDGIQAYGTDALRFTFAAMASTSRDINFDMGRVEGYRNFCNKIWNASRFVLMNTETEDTGRDGGELVLSLADKWIWAQFQQTLTEFEKAIAEYRFDIAAQTVYEFTWNQFCDWYLELTKPVLNNDEATEAEKRGTRHTLINVLESLLRLLHPLMPFITETIWNRVAPLSAVNYAEGDSIMVQPYPVVDAAKQNEQVLADIEWVKRFIVGIRNIRGEMDIAPSKPLSVLLRNVSSDDERRLSISRTFVDRLARLEGITILASGEQAPASATALVGEMEILIPMAGLIDKEAELARIAKAMDKLEKDLGRFKGKLSNEKFVSNAPPEVIEKEKAKLADTESQLSKLKAQQETIAAL, encoded by the coding sequence ATGGATAAAACCTACGAACCCCAATCTATAGAGCAGCAGTGTTACCAGCGCTGGGAAGACGAAGGCTTGTTTAAAGCCCAGGGCAACGATGCGCCCACAGGTAATCCGTACTGTATTTTACTGCCGCCGCCCAACGTTACCGGCAGTCTGCACATGGGCCATGGTTTTCAGCAAACCATTATGGATGTACTGACCCGCTATCATCGAATGAAAGGTGATAACACCTTATGGCAGGTGGGTACCGATCACGCGGGTATCGCTACCCAAATGGTAGTGGAACGCCAGCTCAATGCCGAGGGCAAAACACGCCACGATTTGGGGCGCGAAGATTTTATTAACAAGATCTGGGAGTGGAAAGAACACTCCGGTGGCACTATTACCAGCCAGATGCGTCGTCTGGGTACATCGCCCGACTGGGACCGCGAAGTCTTTACCATGGACGAGAACCTGTCAAAGGCCGTTACCGAAGTCTTTGTAAAGTTACACGAAGACGGTTTGATTTATCGTGGTAAACGCCTTGTGAACTGGGATCCGGTATTGCATACCGCGGTATCAGATTTAGAAGTGCTTAACGAAGAAGAAGCGGGCTATATGTGGCATATGCGCTACCCGCTGGCCGATGGCAGTGGCAGCATTGTAGTGGCTACTACCCGCCCTGAAACCATGTTAGGCGACACCGCTGTAGCGGTGCACCCCGAAGACGAGCGTTATCAGTCGCTGATTGGCAAAGAGATTAAATTACCCATTACCGGGCGTCTTATTCCCATTATTGCCGACGATTATGTGGATCCGGAGTTTGGCACCGGTTGCGTTAAAATTACGCCTGCCCATGACTTTAACGACTATGACATGGGCAAGCGTCATAACCTGCCTATGATCAATATCTTTACCCCCGACGCTAAGGTGAACGACGAGGCACCCGAAGCATACAGAGGTCTCGACCGGTTTGACGCACGTAAGCAAATCGTGGCGCAGCTCGAAGCTGATGGCACGCTGGTAAAAGTAGACGATCACAAGCTTAAAGTGCCCCGCGGCGACCGTACTGGTGCGGTTATTGAGCCGTACCTGACCGACCAATGGTATGTCGCCATCGACGAACTGGCGAAACCGGCTATCGACGCGGTTGAAAGCGGTGAAATTCGTTTTGTACCTGAAAACTGGAACAAAACCTATTACCAGTGGATGCACAACATTCAGGATTGGTGTATCTCCCGGCAGCTATGGTGGGGCCACCGTATCCCGGCCTGGTACGATAACGATGGCAACATCTACGTAGGACGCAGCGAAGAAGAAGTTCGTAGTAAGCACTCACTTTCTGCCGACATTGAGCTGAAGCAGGACGACGATGTCCTCGATACCTGGTTTTCATCCGCCTTATGGCCATTTGCCACCATGGGCTGGCCAGAGCAAACACCAGAGCTTGAGACCTTTGTGCCTTCGTCAGTGCTGGTAACCGGCTTTGACATCATTTTCTTCTGGGTCGCCAGAATGATCATGATGACGAAAAAATTCACCGGTAAGATCCCCTTTAAAGACATCTATATTACTGGCTTAATTCGTGATGAAAGCGGCGACAAGATGTCAAAGTCGAAAGGCAACGTGCTCGATCCTATTGATCTTATCGACGGCATTGATCTTGAGTCGCTGGTTGCTAAACGTACCTCGGGCATGATGCAGCCGCAACTGGCAGCCAAAATAGAAAAGCGTACCCGCAAGCAGTTCCCGGATGGCATTCAGGCTTACGGTACTGATGCACTGCGCTTTACTTTTGCCGCCATGGCCTCAACCAGCCGTGATATCAATTTTGATATGGGCCGGGTAGAAGGCTATCGCAACTTCTGTAACAAAATTTGGAACGCATCACGCTTTGTACTGATGAACACGGAGACCGAAGATACCGGTCGTGACGGTGGTGAGTTGGTGCTGAGCCTGGCTGACAAGTGGATTTGGGCGCAGTTCCAGCAAACGCTCACAGAGTTTGAGAAGGCCATTGCTGAATACCGCTTCGATATCGCCGCGCAAACGGTGTACGAATTTACCTGGAATCAGTTCTGCGATTGGTATTTAGAGCTCACTAAGCCGGTGCTTAACAACGACGAGGCAACCGAAGCTGAAAAGCGGGGTACCCGCCATACGTTGATCAACGTGCTGGAGAGTCTGCTGCGGTTATTGCACCCGTTAATGCCGTTTATTACCGAAACCATCTGGAACCGCGTAGCGCCATTAAGTGCGGTGAATTATGCCGAGGGCGACAGCATTATGGTGCAGCCATACCCGGTAGTTGATGCAGCGAAGCAAAACGAGCAGGTACTGGCCGACATTGAATGGGTTAAGCGCTTTATCGTAGGTATTCGTAATATTCGTGGTGAAATGGATATTGCACCGAGCAAGCCATTGTCGGTGTTATTGCGTAACGTTAGCAGCGATGATGAGCGCCGCTTAAGCATTTCCAGAACCTTTGTTGACCGCCTTGCCCGTCTTGAAGGCATTACGATTTTAGCCAGTGGCGAACAAGCCCCCGCCAGTGCCACTGCGTTGGTTGGCGAAATGGAAATCTTAATTCCTATGGCAGGCCTTATCGACAAAGAAGCCGAGCTCGCAAGAATTGCCAAAGCCATGGATAAACTCGAAAAAGATCTTGGCCGTTTTAAAGGCAAACTTTCCAACGAGAAGTTTGTCAGTAATGCGCCGCCAGAGGTGATTGAAAAAGAAAAAGCCAAGCTGGCTGACACGGAGTCTCAGTTAAGTAAACTCAAAGCGCAACAAGAGACGATTGCAGCCTTGTAA